Proteins from one Dysgonomonas sp. HDW5A genomic window:
- a CDS encoding RagB/SusD family nutrient uptake outer membrane protein — translation MKKIYYILFLLILPLVGCSDFLEQDNKSNVPRDQFYGTATGYNSLMNTVYSSLRAVYGIEPWIFCAGTDLYASGRNKVPDGLGTYKGLLDSDPDVKKFYTNCYAGIQLANTAIYYADHTEATNLLGQYKAEARFIRAYYYYLLVQNFGGVALVKDMIDSPVVSFERKSATDTYAFIISEMEDLKSSLPAKTPVFGRVDQRTVNHFLAKTYLCRGYETFGTAADFTKAAEYADAAINNQTLSTSFNNLFWPDQKNEQDEEIIWSVQYDESSIATPTSGNMQQAFFGTYLGGVEDGNKYTTSTLTPTIRLHQLFSKGDTRYEGTFMVQFYTHYYDFYTKSKQLDTEKVLYYYPPAWQVADTAAWRAANPATRSKTVIIPMQENTLTVSGKPTTYIAAMSGDVYGVAVVRKFDDPTSVFSTTGSTRDVILARVGESYLVAAEAYYKAGNSAKAAERINVVRKRAAAAGYDMSIKASDVSIDFILDERARELAGEYHRWMDLKRTGKLIEYAVKYNPNIIGADYFKGVDGQNKILRPIPLDAINLNQAKVEQNPGY, via the coding sequence ATGAAAAAAATATATTACATATTATTCTTACTCATTCTGCCGTTGGTTGGATGTAGTGATTTCCTGGAACAGGATAATAAATCGAATGTTCCCAGAGATCAGTTTTATGGAACCGCAACAGGTTATAATAGCTTGATGAATACTGTATATTCTTCTCTACGTGCAGTATATGGAATAGAACCGTGGATATTCTGTGCCGGAACAGACCTGTATGCTTCGGGTCGAAATAAAGTTCCCGATGGATTGGGTACCTATAAAGGTTTATTGGACTCCGATCCGGATGTGAAGAAATTCTATACAAATTGTTATGCAGGTATACAGTTGGCAAATACAGCTATTTACTATGCCGACCATACCGAAGCAACAAATCTGTTAGGACAATATAAAGCCGAAGCCCGATTCATCCGTGCCTATTACTATTATTTACTTGTTCAGAACTTTGGAGGAGTAGCTCTTGTAAAAGATATGATCGATTCGCCGGTAGTTTCGTTCGAACGTAAATCGGCAACCGATACGTATGCTTTTATAATTTCGGAAATGGAAGATTTGAAAAGCAGTTTGCCTGCTAAAACTCCGGTATTCGGAAGGGTTGATCAGCGTACAGTAAACCATTTTCTGGCAAAAACCTACTTATGTCGTGGATATGAAACATTTGGTACGGCTGCCGATTTTACTAAAGCTGCCGAATATGCCGATGCTGCCATAAATAATCAGACATTGTCAACCAGCTTCAATAATCTATTTTGGCCTGACCAAAAGAACGAGCAAGATGAAGAGATAATCTGGTCGGTGCAATACGATGAATCATCGATAGCCACTCCTACTTCAGGGAATATGCAACAAGCATTTTTCGGAACTTATCTGGGAGGAGTCGAAGACGGAAACAAGTATACCACATCGACACTTACTCCGACTATTCGTTTGCATCAACTGTTTTCGAAAGGTGATACTCGTTATGAAGGAACTTTTATGGTTCAGTTTTATACGCATTATTATGACTTTTACACAAAAAGCAAACAGTTGGATACCGAAAAAGTACTCTACTACTATCCACCGGCTTGGCAAGTTGCCGATACTGCCGCATGGCGTGCCGCTAACCCTGCTACAAGATCAAAAACTGTTATTATCCCTATGCAGGAAAATACTCTGACAGTCTCAGGTAAGCCAACTACGTACATTGCGGCAATGTCGGGCGATGTGTATGGAGTAGCCGTAGTACGCAAGTTTGATGATCCTACTTCGGTTTTCAGTACAACCGGAAGTACACGTGATGTTATACTCGCACGTGTGGGAGAAAGCTATCTGGTAGCAGCCGAAGCTTATTACAAAGCAGGTAATTCAGCCAAAGCAGCAGAACGGATAAATGTGGTTCGCAAACGTGCTGCCGCAGCAGGATATGATATGAGTATAAAGGCTTCTGATGTATCGATAGATTTTATTCTGGATGAGAGAGCAAGAGAGCTGGCAGGCGAATATCACCGTTGGATGGATCTAAAACGTACAGGTAAACTGATCGAATATGCTGTAAAATACAATCCTAATATTATCGGTGCCGATTATTTTAAAGGAGTGGACGGTCAAAATAAAATATTGCGTCCTATACCTTTAGATGCTATTAACCTGAATCAGGCAAAAGTAGAACAGAATCCGGGATACTAA
- a CDS encoding pectinesterase family protein: MRKILLLFLLFASFGAFAQDKYDIIVDRNGRGHFRTIQQAIDSVRAFDPSGLKTIYIRSGVYKEKLVLHSYLTNVKLVGEDMEKTIITYDDHANINKMGTFKTYSFLIQGNGITVENLTIENSSLQLGQAVALHVEGDRVIFRKCRFLGHQDTIYAGKQGQRQYFEDCYIEGTTDFIFGPSTCWFERCEIFCKKNSYITAANTPEDIEFGYIFNNCTVKLADEVTEMYLGRPWRAYAMTLFMNTYLPKGISPKGWDNWRNAENEKTARYMEYNNSGEGANTSERVKWAKILTKKEAEKYTVSNALKGCDNWNPTAIK, encoded by the coding sequence ATGAGAAAAATTCTTTTACTCTTTTTATTATTTGCCTCATTCGGGGCATTTGCTCAAGATAAGTATGATATTATTGTAGATCGTAATGGAAGAGGGCATTTCCGCACTATTCAGCAAGCAATAGATTCCGTACGGGCGTTTGACCCGTCGGGGCTTAAAACAATTTATATCAGATCGGGAGTTTATAAAGAGAAATTAGTTCTTCACTCTTATCTTACCAATGTAAAACTGGTAGGTGAGGATATGGAAAAGACAATCATTACCTATGACGATCATGCGAATATAAACAAGATGGGAACTTTCAAAACGTATTCGTTTCTTATTCAAGGAAATGGTATAACGGTTGAGAATCTTACTATCGAAAATTCATCTCTTCAACTGGGGCAGGCAGTAGCACTTCATGTAGAAGGAGACAGGGTTATTTTCCGTAAATGCCGCTTTCTTGGACATCAGGATACGATCTATGCCGGAAAGCAGGGACAAAGACAATATTTCGAGGATTGCTACATTGAAGGCACTACCGATTTTATTTTCGGGCCATCGACTTGCTGGTTCGAGCGATGCGAAATTTTTTGCAAAAAGAATTCATATATCACGGCAGCTAATACGCCTGAGGATATAGAATTCGGATATATTTTCAATAATTGTACAGTGAAATTAGCAGACGAAGTTACCGAAATGTATTTGGGACGTCCGTGGCGTGCCTATGCCATGACTCTTTTTATGAATACATACTTACCCAAAGGTATCAGTCCAAAAGGGTGGGATAACTGGCGAAATGCAGAAAACGAAAAGACAGCCCGCTATATGGAATACAATAATTCGGGGGAAGGTGCTAATACTTCCGAGCGTGTAAAATGGGCAAAAATATTAACGAAGAAGGAAGCCGAAAAATATACCGTATCCAATGCCCTTAAGGGATGTGATAACTGGAATCCTACGGCAATAAAATAA
- a CDS encoding glycoside hydrolase family 105 protein, with amino-acid sequence MKKILFTFIILLISLSGISVFAGKPYSVWMVNSEIKRNPESWMLDFSKEPKWNYCHGLMLQAILQTWQKTGDQKYFDYAYSYANLMIGEDGQIKTYKPQEYNIDRVNTGKILFPIYEKTKQERFKKAMTLLRNQMKTHPRTADGSFWHKKIYPHQVWLDGLYMACPFLAEYGKVFNEPDLFDEVTLQILDAHKYLYDAKTGLYYHGWDESRQQKWANPETGLSPNFWSRSIGWYMMAIVDVLDYLPEDHPKRAEIIAILQDACAAVEKFRDPKTGMWYQVTDMGTREGNYIESSGSAMFIYTWVKGAQKGYLNKSYEKKGKKAYDQFVKRFVKKESDGTISITDGCSVAGLGGEKVYRDGSFEYYISEPIRDNDPKAVGPFIMMSLLLGK; translated from the coding sequence ATGAAAAAAATACTTTTTACATTCATCATCCTATTGATATCCCTGTCCGGCATATCGGTTTTTGCAGGCAAACCCTATTCTGTTTGGATGGTAAACTCCGAAATAAAAAGAAATCCCGAATCGTGGATGCTTGATTTTTCGAAAGAACCCAAATGGAATTATTGCCATGGACTTATGCTGCAAGCCATTTTACAAACATGGCAAAAAACAGGAGATCAGAAATATTTCGATTATGCATATTCATATGCCAATCTTATGATTGGCGAAGACGGGCAGATCAAAACATATAAACCGCAGGAATATAATATCGACAGAGTAAATACAGGGAAAATATTATTTCCGATTTACGAAAAAACAAAGCAGGAGCGTTTCAAAAAAGCTATGACTCTATTGCGTAATCAGATGAAAACCCATCCACGTACGGCAGATGGCAGTTTCTGGCATAAAAAGATATATCCGCATCAGGTGTGGTTAGACGGATTGTATATGGCTTGTCCGTTTTTAGCCGAATATGGTAAAGTTTTTAATGAACCCGATCTGTTCGACGAAGTAACCTTACAAATATTGGATGCACATAAATACCTGTATGATGCCAAAACAGGATTGTATTATCACGGATGGGATGAAAGCCGTCAGCAGAAATGGGCGAATCCCGAAACAGGTTTGTCGCCTAACTTTTGGTCACGCAGTATAGGATGGTACATGATGGCTATAGTGGATGTATTGGACTATTTACCGGAAGATCATCCTAAGCGAGCTGAAATTATTGCTATCCTGCAAGATGCTTGTGCAGCCGTTGAAAAGTTTAGAGACCCTAAGACAGGCATGTGGTATCAGGTAACCGATATGGGAACCAGAGAGGGCAACTATATCGAATCGAGCGGTTCGGCTATGTTTATCTACACATGGGTTAAAGGTGCACAAAAAGGGTATTTAAATAAGTCATACGAAAAGAAAGGAAAGAAAGCATACGATCAGTTTGTGAAGAGATTTGTAAAAAAAGAATCTGATGGTACCATATCGATAACAGACGGATGTTCGGTTGCAGGGTTAGGTGGTGAAAAAGTGTATCGTGACGGTAGTTTCGAATATTATATATCGGAACCTATCAGAGATAACGACCCTAAAGCAGTCGGGCCATTTATAATGATGAGTTTATTATTAGGTAAATAA
- a CDS encoding rhamnogalacturonan acetylesterase, producing the protein MRYSRIFISFLLLGFFLLGGTLSAQIKILTIGDSTMANYDEDKNSGEKEMRGWGQMLPLFLTGDIQSVNAAKNGRSSKSFYYEFWRNLRNSLKPGDYVFIQFGHNDEKAAGQDTDPNDETGRGTAAWGQYQGYLQRYVDESRERGAIPILFTPIVRRLFNENNQITGQGLHSLTELAPDDSTMNYPMAMRSLARDLSVPLVDMTLLTQQVVLEYGAEKSKEIIYANNDNTHLKAMGGILYARLAVEDLMRQGILTNYLTLSSDINIKPVEWDFGSQFLGRSTVKMFTLQGLNLNPKSGTVKLSIESPFELLASKSGSPQKELSVSYTDGNLSYPVFVRFNPDKAKNYEGNLLLSVDNKVYQKIGIKGAGLSVKDAQKVQTDWSVNLRESLLTANNIAVKAEVVGLKFVDKNNDVLLTTLDNKWPVGDIDLNASRYLELAISAPRGTFYLDSLSFEMGALGGKYMTFTALASLDKSFAESEDIAVMDDLPNEKFKTYTFNKVLKIPQGETFYIRFYPWYKMEADDKYISIRNVKIQGLLFEK; encoded by the coding sequence ATGAGATATAGTAGAATATTTATCAGCTTTTTACTTTTAGGTTTTTTCCTTTTGGGAGGGACGCTTTCTGCTCAAATTAAAATACTGACTATTGGCGACTCAACAATGGCAAACTACGATGAGGACAAAAATAGTGGAGAGAAAGAAATGAGAGGATGGGGACAAATGTTACCCTTGTTTCTGACAGGTGATATTCAATCGGTCAATGCAGCTAAAAATGGAAGAAGTTCTAAATCGTTTTATTACGAATTCTGGAGAAATTTAAGAAACAGTTTAAAACCGGGGGATTATGTTTTTATTCAATTCGGGCACAATGATGAAAAGGCTGCGGGACAGGATACTGATCCCAATGATGAAACTGGACGTGGTACAGCCGCTTGGGGGCAATATCAAGGATATCTGCAAAGATATGTTGATGAATCACGCGAAAGAGGAGCTATCCCTATTTTGTTTACACCTATCGTAAGAAGACTATTTAATGAAAATAATCAAATCACAGGACAAGGGTTGCATAGTTTGACGGAATTGGCTCCTGACGATTCAACAATGAACTATCCTATGGCGATGCGGTCTCTTGCCCGTGATTTGTCGGTGCCTTTGGTCGATATGACGTTGTTGACTCAACAGGTGGTTCTCGAATATGGTGCAGAGAAATCGAAAGAAATTATTTATGCCAACAATGATAATACCCATTTAAAAGCAATGGGGGGAATACTATATGCCAGACTTGCTGTTGAAGACTTGATGAGGCAAGGTATATTGACCAACTACCTCACATTGTCGTCTGATATAAATATAAAGCCTGTGGAATGGGATTTCGGATCGCAGTTTTTAGGGCGATCTACGGTGAAGATGTTTACATTGCAGGGCTTGAATCTTAATCCAAAATCTGGAACAGTAAAACTTTCAATAGAATCGCCATTCGAATTGCTGGCAAGTAAAAGCGGAAGTCCTCAAAAGGAATTATCAGTATCCTATACTGATGGTAATTTGAGCTATCCTGTTTTTGTGCGTTTTAATCCTGATAAGGCAAAAAACTATGAGGGTAACCTGTTATTATCAGTTGACAATAAAGTGTATCAAAAAATAGGAATAAAAGGAGCCGGATTGTCTGTAAAAGATGCTCAAAAGGTGCAAACCGACTGGTCTGTAAATTTACGGGAAAGCCTATTAACAGCCAATAATATTGCAGTAAAGGCTGAGGTTGTCGGGTTGAAATTTGTAGACAAGAATAATGACGTATTATTGACTACATTAGACAATAAATGGCCCGTAGGGGATATTGATCTCAATGCTTCCCGCTATTTAGAATTAGCTATATCAGCTCCCAGAGGTACATTCTATCTGGATTCGTTAAGCTTCGAAATGGGGGCTTTAGGTGGCAAATATATGACCTTTACCGCTTTGGCATCGTTAGATAAGAGCTTTGCCGAGAGCGAAGATATTGCTGTTATGGATGATCTTCCCAATGAGAAATTTAAGACATATACATTCAATAAAGTACTGAAAATACCGCAAGGCGAAACGTTCTATATTCGTTTCTATCCTTGGTATAAGATGGAAGCTGACGATAAGTATATCAGTATAAGAAATGTGAAAATTCAAGGGCTTTTATTTGAGAAATAA
- a CDS encoding TonB-dependent receptor, with translation MQKTILKTLSVMCALFFLLSWQSAFAQQTIEVSGTVTDSKGETLIGVSVSVKGSTTGTITDLDGKYSLSVPATSKILEAKYIGMKTQDVPITGKVVNIVMRDDFSELDEVVVIGYGTMKKNDLTGSVGSVSADNIVAKGATSVMESLQGQVAGVDIAQNSSRAGGRFDIQIRGKSSMQGGSPLYVVDGVVTDGIDFLNPADIERLDILKDASSTAIFGSRATNGVVMVTTKQGTPSDVGKVSVTYDGYYGSKNVARMPDFMSGDEFSDYRFARYTTMTNAQLQKAYATGIPEYGITSGDLKNFWNGDSKVMKRIFQEKDYTNWPDLVTQNGQQQNHFISINGNTKNLAYRVGVGFQDEDGVFVNDNYKRYNIKGSVDNKINDKFSVGFSANMAMTEKDFGSKNAVLNSFRTNPYFIPYDKNGDLVLLPGGKDIFESSGQFSGIINPLIDLMNAEDNEKIYDVLANVYVQYNPTKEITVKSSFLPTYNTSRHGVYNGVKTAAQFAAGVNAAEVTNEDRFTYTWDNQVNYQKTIGDHDFNGMYLFSIYDNKYNMDYTKVRDMPFETSFHNLESAAVIEKVSSNYQRITMLSHALRFNYTYKSKYMATVTSRWDGSSKFAQGKKWGMFPSMALAWRVSEEDFMKFDALSNLKLRASFGYTGNNGGVGPYDTQALAKQKYWYDFGGVGANGYGPNGLVYKNLSWEKSKEFNFGLDYGFFGGRINGTIDYYNKLSSDLIYKRTMPLETGAYGGKMWDNVGKVRNSGIELALTTMNVVTKNLQWSTTFVFSANKNEIVELYGAKVDDVGNKLFIGESLDALYNYKIIGVWTADEAAEAAKYGQYEGQAKVLDRDKNYVIDEKDKMILGSALPDWTGSFTSNLNWKDFDFSFSIYTKQGVNVLSPFMVEFTDYKDRGRSKLKMDYYIPAGTPILNADGTVGVSAGRNSQAYPYPNNSGINNGGGAYWSISSDSESGSNNYVDASFVRVKNITFGYSLPRKLLSNIGVSNLRLYVNVLNPFVFTDYKGFDPEWASASLSDGSGGPSSVTYQFGVNLKF, from the coding sequence ATGCAAAAGACAATTTTGAAAACGTTGTCTGTGATGTGTGCCTTATTTTTTCTATTATCATGGCAAAGTGCATTTGCACAGCAGACAATAGAAGTATCGGGTACGGTGACAGACTCAAAAGGAGAAACCTTAATAGGGGTTTCGGTTTCAGTAAAAGGTTCTACTACAGGTACAATAACAGATTTAGACGGAAAGTATTCGCTGTCTGTTCCCGCTACCTCAAAAATTCTCGAAGCCAAGTATATTGGTATGAAAACTCAGGATGTTCCTATCACCGGTAAAGTGGTGAATATTGTTATGAGAGACGATTTCTCGGAACTGGATGAAGTGGTTGTTATCGGATACGGAACCATGAAGAAGAACGATCTTACGGGGTCGGTTGGTAGCGTTTCCGCTGACAATATTGTTGCAAAAGGAGCAACCAGTGTGATGGAATCGTTGCAAGGACAAGTAGCAGGGGTTGATATTGCCCAAAACTCGAGTAGAGCAGGTGGGCGATTTGATATTCAAATCCGCGGAAAGAGTTCGATGCAGGGAGGTTCTCCTCTTTATGTTGTTGATGGAGTTGTTACGGATGGTATTGACTTCCTGAATCCTGCCGATATTGAACGTCTTGATATTTTGAAGGATGCTTCTTCTACAGCTATTTTCGGATCCAGAGCAACCAATGGAGTTGTTATGGTAACAACCAAGCAAGGCACACCTTCTGATGTGGGCAAGGTATCGGTTACTTACGACGGATATTATGGATCTAAAAATGTAGCTCGTATGCCCGATTTTATGAGTGGCGACGAGTTTAGCGATTACCGTTTTGCCAGATATACAACCATGACTAATGCTCAGTTGCAGAAAGCGTATGCAACAGGTATACCTGAGTATGGTATAACAAGTGGCGATCTTAAGAACTTCTGGAATGGTGATAGTAAGGTAATGAAACGAATATTTCAGGAGAAAGATTATACAAACTGGCCTGATCTTGTGACACAGAACGGACAGCAACAAAATCATTTTATCAGTATAAATGGTAATACCAAAAATCTGGCTTATCGCGTTGGGGTAGGTTTTCAGGACGAAGATGGTGTATTTGTAAATGATAATTATAAAAGATACAATATCAAAGGGTCTGTAGATAATAAAATCAATGACAAATTTTCGGTTGGTTTTTCTGCAAATATGGCCATGACCGAGAAAGATTTCGGGAGTAAAAATGCTGTTTTGAACAGTTTCCGAACCAATCCATATTTTATTCCTTATGATAAAAACGGTGATTTGGTGTTGCTTCCCGGAGGAAAAGATATATTTGAAAGCAGTGGGCAGTTCTCAGGAATTATAAATCCTCTTATCGATTTGATGAATGCAGAAGATAATGAAAAGATTTATGATGTGTTGGCAAATGTATATGTTCAGTATAATCCAACAAAGGAGATAACCGTAAAAAGTAGCTTCCTGCCGACTTATAATACAAGCCGTCATGGAGTTTATAATGGCGTAAAAACAGCAGCTCAGTTTGCTGCCGGAGTAAATGCCGCAGAGGTAACCAATGAGGACCGATTTACTTATACATGGGATAATCAGGTAAATTATCAGAAGACTATCGGAGACCATGACTTTAATGGTATGTATCTGTTTAGTATCTATGATAATAAGTATAATATGGATTATACCAAGGTAAGGGATATGCCTTTCGAAACAAGTTTTCATAACTTGGAATCGGCAGCCGTTATCGAGAAAGTTAGCAGTAACTATCAACGAATAACCATGCTGTCCCATGCTTTACGGTTCAATTATACCTATAAGAGTAAATATATGGCTACGGTAACAAGCCGCTGGGATGGATCGTCTAAGTTTGCTCAAGGTAAAAAATGGGGAATGTTTCCTTCCATGGCATTGGCTTGGAGAGTTTCGGAAGAAGACTTCATGAAGTTCGATGCATTGAGTAATCTTAAGCTAAGAGCCAGTTTCGGTTATACCGGAAACAACGGAGGTGTAGGTCCTTACGATACGCAAGCTCTTGCCAAACAAAAGTACTGGTATGATTTCGGCGGAGTAGGAGCTAATGGATACGGTCCTAACGGATTGGTTTATAAAAACCTGTCGTGGGAAAAATCGAAAGAATTTAACTTTGGGCTTGATTATGGATTCTTTGGCGGACGTATCAATGGTACGATCGACTATTATAACAAATTATCATCCGATCTTATTTACAAACGTACCATGCCTCTTGAAACGGGAGCATACGGAGGTAAAATGTGGGATAATGTAGGTAAAGTTCGTAACAGCGGTATTGAGTTGGCTTTGACAACAATGAATGTTGTTACAAAAAATCTTCAATGGTCAACTACTTTCGTATTCTCAGCCAATAAAAATGAGATTGTAGAGCTTTACGGTGCAAAAGTAGATGACGTAGGAAATAAACTGTTTATCGGAGAATCGTTGGATGCGCTTTATAATTATAAGATAATAGGTGTTTGGACTGCTGACGAAGCTGCCGAGGCCGCAAAATATGGTCAGTACGAAGGACAGGCAAAAGTGCTTGACCGCGACAAAAACTATGTGATAGACGAAAAAGATAAAATGATTCTGGGATCAGCCCTGCCTGATTGGACTGGAAGTTTTACCTCTAATTTGAATTGGAAGGATTTTGATTTCTCGTTTTCTATCTATACAAAACAAGGTGTAAATGTGTTGAGTCCATTTATGGTAGAATTTACTGACTATAAAGATCGTGGACGCAGTAAATTAAAGATGGATTATTACATTCCGGCAGGCACACCTATTTTAAATGCTGATGGTACGGTAGGAGTTTCAGCCGGACGCAACAGTCAGGCATACCCTTACCCCAACAATAGCGGTATAAATAACGGAGGAGGAGCATATTGGAGTATATCGAGCGATAGCGAATCGGGGTCGAATAACTATGTAGATGCATCATTTGTCAGAGTTAAGAATATAACCTTTGGATATTCGCTTCCACGCAAACTGTTATCGAATATAGGCGTATCGAATTTGAGGCTGTATGTAAATGTTTTAAACCCTTTTGTATTTACCGATTATAAGGGATTTGATCCCGAATGGGCTTCAGCGTCTCTTTCAGACGGTAGCGGCGGACCAAGTTCAGTAACCTATCAATTTGGTGTAAATCTTAAGTTTTAA
- a CDS encoding glycoside hydrolase family 28 protein, translated as MKKTFLLIVFSLSILALQAKVYNMQALGADVTGKKICTDLINKTIKKAASEGGGTIYFPAGNYLTAAIHLESNITLDIESGAVLRFSDRFEDYLPFVKVRWEGVFMNSLSPLIHAEKVENITIKGRGKIDGQGFKWWDESKRFINEINATGKTSSTNQLQQQWLDANKNIKVSPYYEKTLERKFFRPPFIQFLECKNIHIEGITIVNSPFWTINPIGCDDIVINGVTINNPSSNPKGHNTDGINPESCRNVRISDCFISVGDDCITIKSGRDEDGRIYGRPCENLTITNCVMLAGHGGVVIGSEMSGGVKKVAISNCVFNGTDAGIRLKSSRGRGGVVEEIRVSNIVMNNIQRNAFIFDLFYDKDSKEEPVSDRTPVFRNVHISDVTGSDIKKVGYITGINEMPISEISFSNINMTADEGFTAKTATNIQFHNVDLAVKKGASFAFDDCKDIVLDNVRSKAPLSNQPIVELNNVSNVLINNCFQLTSADIFCQIKNSNVIWGNNFLSNVKTPRVDK; from the coding sequence ATGAAGAAGACTTTTTTACTGATTGTATTTTCTCTCTCGATTTTAGCCTTACAAGCTAAAGTGTATAATATGCAGGCTTTAGGTGCAGATGTAACAGGAAAGAAAATATGTACAGATTTAATCAATAAAACAATAAAGAAGGCAGCGTCCGAAGGAGGAGGAACAATCTATTTCCCTGCCGGAAATTATCTGACAGCAGCTATTCACCTCGAAAGTAATATCACATTGGATATAGAGTCGGGTGCAGTACTTCGATTTTCAGATCGATTCGAAGATTATCTTCCTTTCGTTAAAGTACGTTGGGAGGGTGTATTTATGAATAGTTTATCGCCACTGATCCATGCCGAGAAAGTAGAGAACATCACGATCAAAGGTCGAGGAAAAATAGATGGGCAAGGTTTTAAGTGGTGGGATGAATCGAAGCGTTTTATCAATGAAATTAATGCAACAGGAAAAACTTCATCAACCAATCAATTGCAGCAACAATGGCTTGATGCCAATAAAAATATAAAGGTTTCGCCTTATTACGAAAAGACGTTGGAGCGTAAATTTTTCCGTCCTCCGTTTATTCAATTTTTGGAATGTAAGAATATCCATATAGAAGGTATCACGATTGTAAACTCACCTTTCTGGACAATCAACCCGATCGGATGCGATGATATAGTAATAAACGGTGTCACTATAAATAACCCTTCGAGCAATCCTAAGGGACATAATACGGATGGAATTAATCCCGAATCGTGCCGTAATGTACGTATTTCGGATTGCTTTATCAGTGTAGGAGATGATTGCATAACGATCAAATCGGGACGTGATGAAGATGGACGTATCTATGGCAGACCTTGCGAAAATCTGACCATTACCAACTGTGTAATGCTTGCCGGTCACGGAGGGGTTGTTATCGGCAGCGAAATGTCGGGAGGAGTTAAAAAAGTCGCTATCTCTAATTGCGTATTTAATGGTACGGATGCAGGTATCCGTTTAAAATCGTCAAGAGGACGTGGAGGTGTGGTTGAAGAAATACGAGTGAGTAATATTGTGATGAATAATATTCAGCGTAATGCATTCATATTCGATCTTTTCTATGATAAAGATTCTAAGGAAGAGCCTGTTTCGGATCGTACACCCGTATTTCGTAATGTGCATATAAGTGATGTTACGGGTAGTGATATCAAAAAAGTGGGATATATAACTGGTATCAACGAGATGCCGATTTCAGAGATTTCTTTTTCGAATATAAATATGACTGCCGACGAGGGTTTCACGGCTAAGACAGCCACGAATATCCAATTTCACAATGTCGATTTAGCCGTAAAGAAAGGTGCATCTTTTGCTTTCGACGATTGTAAAGACATTGTTTTGGATAATGTAAGATCAAAAGCACCGCTAAGCAATCAGCCGATTGTTGAATTGAATAATGTGAGTAATGTTTTAATAAATAATTGTTTTCAGTTAACTTCTGCTGATATTTTTTGCCAAATAAAAAACAGTAATGTTATATGGGGAAATAATTTTTTGAGTAATGTAAAAACTCCAAGAGTAGACAAATGA